A window from Megalobrama amblycephala isolate DHTTF-2021 linkage group LG21, ASM1881202v1, whole genome shotgun sequence encodes these proteins:
- the usp48 gene encoding ubiquitin carboxyl-terminal hydrolase 48 isoform X2, which produces MAPRLQLEKAAWRWAETVKPEDITHEHIELAYRIAVPACKRGACRRNCKGNPNCLVGIGEQSWLGEIDENTFHNIDDPNSERRDKNTFVGLTNLGATCYVNTFLQVWFHNLELRRALYRFQNSRAEGHNTDSDYEPRTICEHLQYLFALLQNSNRRYIDPSGLVKALGLDTGQQQDAQEFSKLFLSLLEDTLSKQKDPNLQNVIQQQFCGQFSYVTVCNKCGRESPLPSRFYELELNIQGHKNLTECVTEFLKEEKLDGDNRYYCESCQSKQNATRRIKLQSLPRTINFQLMRFVFDRQSGHKKKLNTFISFPEVLDMGPFLEGKDEKCTYELSAVLIHRGVSAYSGHYIAHVRDAHTNDWYKFNDEEIEKMEGKKLQLGVEEDIAETGKSQTRKPKCSKGYHCSRNAYMLVYKQQTEEIDQTESNVEVPVFLQKLVDQDNKKFEEWCNEMADMRKQSVDKGKAKHEEVKELYELLPAEDGQSYEFVPLEWLKKWLDDSTAIKEIDNSQFLCSHGKLHPDKIGEAKRISLKAANLLFGRYGGGPRLDRSYLCRDCVTQRCRVIRLKNQLNEDYKEVTNLAKASLKSDELGFWIGKASLRSWRQLALDQLEEDEEETKHNNSKINGEKSSSPGAKADGVKGDDDRDGEEMKNFNEDILCYHGGLSILENDRRLVSAEVWNKLRMYFPKAPEFTQRHEPCQQCMRLEREGKENEALNRMMANEQKSSLLNLFQEKNRPTLQKWPQDTDLLFIVPLYFVEEWRKFIRRPAKSNPVSNVGNSILLCPHGGFMFTYDSMLQGDAQHIALLWPAEWEVISRMFLVDQAISICRIYDKTQDNGNVQYQTHPDLCRECREGFIFQQQRDMREYAQATVYVRKVIDKKMMIKESAPEFSVSGSDVEDEREEPKIDGEKDPDFSQSEGGAKRQKLNETVSLSAPAVASASKSGIRRSTRHRKLRGEKALIVSANQTLKELKIQIMHAFSVAPFDQNLSIDGRCLTDDSATLGSLGVIPESIICLKADEPIADYAAMDDVYQVCMPEEGFKGTGLLGH; this is translated from the exons ATGGCTCCTCGGTTGCAGCTGGAAAAAGCTGCTTGGCGGTGGGCAGAGACAGTCAAACCAGAGGACATCACACACGAACATATCGAGTTAGCTTATAGGATCGCAGTGCCGGCGTGCAAAAGAGGGGCATGCAG gaggaactgtaaaggAAATCCTAATTGTCTAGTCGGTATTGGGGAACAATCATGGTTAGGAGAAATTGATGAAAATACCTTCCACAACATTGATGACCCAAATTCAGAAAGACGAGATAAG AACACATTTGTGGGCCTGACGAATCTTGGCGCCACTTGTTACGTGAACACTTTCCTCCAGGTGTGGTTCCACAATCTGGAGCTCCGCAGAGCCTTATATCGATTTCAAAATTCCAGAGCTGAAGGGCACAACACGGATTCAG ATTATGAGCCACGGACGATATGCGAACATCTCCAGTATCTGTTTGCATTGCTACAGAACAGCAACAGACGGTATATCGACCCCTCAGGGCTGGTGAAGGCTCTTGGGCTCGACACAGGGCAACAGCAG gaTGCTCAGGAATTCTCCAAACTCTTCCTATCACTTCTTGAAGACACACTTTCAAAGCAGAAGGACCCAAATCTCCAAAATGTCATCCAACAGCAGTTCTGTGGACAGTTCTCTTATGTTACCGT ATGCAACAAATGTGGACGTGAGTCTCCTCTACCATCACGATTTTATGAGCTGGAGCTGAACATTCAAGGACATAAAAACCTCACGGAGTGCGTTACAGAGTTTTTGAAG GAGGAGAAGCTGGACGGTGATAATCGTTACTATTGCGAGAGCTGTCAGAGTAAACAGAACGCCACCCGTCGGATCAAGCTCCAGAGTCTTCCCCGCACAATCAACTTTCAGCTCATGCGATTTGTTTTTGATAG GCAAAGTGGTCATAAGAAGAAACTTAACACCTTCATTAGTTTTCCAGAAGTTCTTGACATGGGGCCATTTTTGGAAGGAAAAG ATGAGAAGTGCACGTATGAGCTCAGCGCTGTGTTGATTCATCGTGGCGTGAGCGCATACTCTGGTCACTACATTGCCCACGTAAGAGATGCCCACACAAATGACTGGTACAAATTCAATGATGAGGAGATTGAGAAAATGGAGGGCAAGAAACTTCAGCTGGGCGTTGAGGAAGACATTG CCGAGACGGGCAAGTCTCAAACCCGAAAGCCAAAATGTAGCAAAGGCTATCACTGTTCGAGGAACGCATACATGTTAGTGTACAAACAGCAGACAGAAGAGATTGACCAAACAGAATCTAACGTTGAAGTTCCAG tttttctcCAGAAGCTAGTTGACCAGGACAACAAGAAGTTTGAGGAGTGGTGTAATGAGATGGCAGACATGCGAAAGCAGAGCGTTGACAAAGGCAAAGCCAAACATGAGGAGGTGAAGGAGCTCTACGAATTGTTACCCGCGGAAGACG GCCAGTCATACGAGTTTGTGCCTCTGGAGTGGCTGAAGAAATGGCTTGATGACTCCACGGCCATCAAGGAAATTGACAACAGCCAATTCCTGTGCTCCCATGGCAAACTGCACCCAGACAAGATTGGCGAGGCCAAAAGAATATCCTTGAAGGCTGCCAATCTCCTTTTTGGCCGCTACGGAGGAGGACCCAGACTAGACC GGTCATACCTCTGCAGAGACTGTGTCACTCAGCGATGTCGGGTGATCAGACTGAAAAACCAGCTAAATGAAGATTACAAAGAGGTCACAAATCTGGCCAAAGCCTCTTTGAAAAG TGATGAATTAGGGTTCTGGATTGGTAAGGCATCTCTAAGGAGCTGGAGACAATTGGCATTAGACCAGCTagaggaggatgaggaggaaACCAAACACAACAACAGCAAAATTAACGGAGAGAAAAGCAGCAGCCCAGGAGCAAAAG CTGATGGAGTTAAAGGAGATGATGACAGGGACGGTGAAGAGATGAAGAACTTTAATGAAGACATTCTCTGTTATCATG GTGGTCTGAGTATATTAGAGAATGACAGACGGCTGGTTTCTGCAGAGGTGTGGAATAAACTGCGGATGTATTTCCCCAAAGCACCAGAGTTCACGCAACGTCACGAGCCCTGTCAGCAGTGCATG AGGCTGGAAAGGGAAGGGAAAGAGAACGAGGCTTTGAACAGAATGATGGCAAATGAACAGAAGAGCTCCCTGCTCAACCTCTTCCAGGAGAAAAATCGACCCACGCTGCAAAAATGGCCACAG GACACAGATCTTCTGTTCATTGTACCCCTTTACTTTGTAGAAGAATGGAGGAAATTTATCAG GAGGCCAGCAAAGAGTAACCCAGTGTCCAATGTGGGGAACAGTATCCTGCTCTGCCCTCATGGAGGCTTCATGTTCACCTACGACTCCATGCTGCAAGGAGACGCCCAACA TATAGCTCTTCTCTGGCCTGCCGAATGGGAGGTGATCAGCAGAATGTTTCTGGTGGACCAGGCCATCTCCATATGTCGGATTTATGACAAAACACAAGACAATGGCAATGTGCAATACCAGACTCATCCAG ATTTGTGTCGAGAGTGCCGAGAGGGCTTCATATTCCAGCAGCAGAGGGACATGAGGGAGTATGCGCAGGCCACTGTGTATGTTCGCAAAGTCATTGACAAGAAAATG ATGATTAAGGAATCTGCCCCTGAGTTCAGTGTGAGTGGGTCAGATGTTGAGGATGAAAGAGAAGAGCCAAAGATAGATGGAGAGAAAGATCCAGACTTCAGTCAG TCTGAGGGTGGAGCCAAACGTCAGAAGCTGAACGAGaccgtctctctctctgcacCCGCTGTTGCCTCTGCCTCCAAGTCGGGCATCAGGAGGAGTACAAGGCACAGGAAACTCCGTGGGGAGAAGGCCCTCATCGTCTCTGCCAACCAGACGCTCAAAGAGCTAAAGATCCAG ATCATGCATGCATTCTCCGTGGCTCCATTCGATCAAAACCTTTCCATAGACGGACGCTGTTTAACAGATGACTCCGCCACACTAGGAAGCCTCGGAGTCATCCCAGAGAGCATCATTTGCCTTAAG GCTGATGAGCCCATTGCTGATTATGCTGCAATGGATGATGTTTATCAAG tcTGTATGCCTGAAGAAGGATTTAAAG GCACTGGACTATTAGGACACTGA
- the usp48 gene encoding ubiquitin carboxyl-terminal hydrolase 48 isoform X3 yields the protein MCLTVKMAPRLQLEKAAWRWAETVKPEDITHEHIELAYRIAVPACKRGACRRNCKGNPNCLVGIGEQSWLGEIDENTFHNIDDPNSERRDKNTFVGLTNLGATCYVNTFLQVWFHNLELRRALYRFQNSRAEGHNTDSDYEPRTICEHLQYLFALLQNSNRRYIDPSGLVKALGLDTGQQQDAQEFSKLFLSLLEDTLSKQKDPNLQNVIQQQFCGQFSYVTVCNKCGRESPLPSRFYELELNIQGHKNLTECVTEFLKEEKLDGDNRYYCESCQSKQNATRRIKLQSLPRTINFQLMRFVFDRQSGHKKKLNTFISFPEVLDMGPFLEGKDEKCTYELSAVLIHRGVSAYSGHYIAHVRDAHTNDWYKFNDEEIEKMEGKKLQLGVEEDIAETGKSQTRKPKCSKGYHCSRNAYMLVYKQQTEEIDQTESNVEVPVFLQKLVDQDNKKFEEWCNEMADMRKQSVDKGKAKHEEVKELYELLPAEDGQSYEFVPLEWLKKWLDDSTAIKEIDNSQFLCSHGKLHPDKIGEAKRISLKAANLLFGRYGGGPRLDRSYLCRDCVTQRCRVIRLKNQLNEDYKEVTNLAKASLKSDELGFWIGKASLRSWRQLALDQLEEDEEETKHNNSKINGEKSSSPGAKADGVKGDDDRDGEEMKNFNEDILCYHGGLSILENDRRLVSAEVWNKLRMYFPKAPEFTQRHEPCQQCMRLEREGKENEALNRMMANEQKSSLLNLFQEKNRPTLQKWPQDTDLLFIVPLYFVEEWRKFIRRPAKSNPVSNVGNSILLCPHGGFMFTYDSMLQGDAQHIALLWPAEWEVISRMFLVDQAISICRIYDKTQDNGNVQYQTHPDLCRECREGFIFQQQRDMREYAQATVYVRKVIDKKMMIKESAPEFSVSGSDVEDEREEPKIDGEKDPDFSQLPSLHQSEGGAKRQKLNETVSLSAPAVASASKSGIRRSTRHRKLRGEKALIVSANQTLKELKIQIMHAFSVAPFDQNLSIDGRCLTDDSATLGSLGVIPESIICLKADEPIADYAAMDDVYQVCMPEEGFKGTGLLGH from the exons ATGTGTTTAACTGTCAA AATGGCTCCTCGGTTGCAGCTGGAAAAAGCTGCTTGGCGGTGGGCAGAGACAGTCAAACCAGAGGACATCACACACGAACATATCGAGTTAGCTTATAGGATCGCAGTGCCGGCGTGCAAAAGAGGGGCATGCAG gaggaactgtaaaggAAATCCTAATTGTCTAGTCGGTATTGGGGAACAATCATGGTTAGGAGAAATTGATGAAAATACCTTCCACAACATTGATGACCCAAATTCAGAAAGACGAGATAAG AACACATTTGTGGGCCTGACGAATCTTGGCGCCACTTGTTACGTGAACACTTTCCTCCAGGTGTGGTTCCACAATCTGGAGCTCCGCAGAGCCTTATATCGATTTCAAAATTCCAGAGCTGAAGGGCACAACACGGATTCAG ATTATGAGCCACGGACGATATGCGAACATCTCCAGTATCTGTTTGCATTGCTACAGAACAGCAACAGACGGTATATCGACCCCTCAGGGCTGGTGAAGGCTCTTGGGCTCGACACAGGGCAACAGCAG gaTGCTCAGGAATTCTCCAAACTCTTCCTATCACTTCTTGAAGACACACTTTCAAAGCAGAAGGACCCAAATCTCCAAAATGTCATCCAACAGCAGTTCTGTGGACAGTTCTCTTATGTTACCGT ATGCAACAAATGTGGACGTGAGTCTCCTCTACCATCACGATTTTATGAGCTGGAGCTGAACATTCAAGGACATAAAAACCTCACGGAGTGCGTTACAGAGTTTTTGAAG GAGGAGAAGCTGGACGGTGATAATCGTTACTATTGCGAGAGCTGTCAGAGTAAACAGAACGCCACCCGTCGGATCAAGCTCCAGAGTCTTCCCCGCACAATCAACTTTCAGCTCATGCGATTTGTTTTTGATAG GCAAAGTGGTCATAAGAAGAAACTTAACACCTTCATTAGTTTTCCAGAAGTTCTTGACATGGGGCCATTTTTGGAAGGAAAAG ATGAGAAGTGCACGTATGAGCTCAGCGCTGTGTTGATTCATCGTGGCGTGAGCGCATACTCTGGTCACTACATTGCCCACGTAAGAGATGCCCACACAAATGACTGGTACAAATTCAATGATGAGGAGATTGAGAAAATGGAGGGCAAGAAACTTCAGCTGGGCGTTGAGGAAGACATTG CCGAGACGGGCAAGTCTCAAACCCGAAAGCCAAAATGTAGCAAAGGCTATCACTGTTCGAGGAACGCATACATGTTAGTGTACAAACAGCAGACAGAAGAGATTGACCAAACAGAATCTAACGTTGAAGTTCCAG tttttctcCAGAAGCTAGTTGACCAGGACAACAAGAAGTTTGAGGAGTGGTGTAATGAGATGGCAGACATGCGAAAGCAGAGCGTTGACAAAGGCAAAGCCAAACATGAGGAGGTGAAGGAGCTCTACGAATTGTTACCCGCGGAAGACG GCCAGTCATACGAGTTTGTGCCTCTGGAGTGGCTGAAGAAATGGCTTGATGACTCCACGGCCATCAAGGAAATTGACAACAGCCAATTCCTGTGCTCCCATGGCAAACTGCACCCAGACAAGATTGGCGAGGCCAAAAGAATATCCTTGAAGGCTGCCAATCTCCTTTTTGGCCGCTACGGAGGAGGACCCAGACTAGACC GGTCATACCTCTGCAGAGACTGTGTCACTCAGCGATGTCGGGTGATCAGACTGAAAAACCAGCTAAATGAAGATTACAAAGAGGTCACAAATCTGGCCAAAGCCTCTTTGAAAAG TGATGAATTAGGGTTCTGGATTGGTAAGGCATCTCTAAGGAGCTGGAGACAATTGGCATTAGACCAGCTagaggaggatgaggaggaaACCAAACACAACAACAGCAAAATTAACGGAGAGAAAAGCAGCAGCCCAGGAGCAAAAG CTGATGGAGTTAAAGGAGATGATGACAGGGACGGTGAAGAGATGAAGAACTTTAATGAAGACATTCTCTGTTATCATG GTGGTCTGAGTATATTAGAGAATGACAGACGGCTGGTTTCTGCAGAGGTGTGGAATAAACTGCGGATGTATTTCCCCAAAGCACCAGAGTTCACGCAACGTCACGAGCCCTGTCAGCAGTGCATG AGGCTGGAAAGGGAAGGGAAAGAGAACGAGGCTTTGAACAGAATGATGGCAAATGAACAGAAGAGCTCCCTGCTCAACCTCTTCCAGGAGAAAAATCGACCCACGCTGCAAAAATGGCCACAG GACACAGATCTTCTGTTCATTGTACCCCTTTACTTTGTAGAAGAATGGAGGAAATTTATCAG GAGGCCAGCAAAGAGTAACCCAGTGTCCAATGTGGGGAACAGTATCCTGCTCTGCCCTCATGGAGGCTTCATGTTCACCTACGACTCCATGCTGCAAGGAGACGCCCAACA TATAGCTCTTCTCTGGCCTGCCGAATGGGAGGTGATCAGCAGAATGTTTCTGGTGGACCAGGCCATCTCCATATGTCGGATTTATGACAAAACACAAGACAATGGCAATGTGCAATACCAGACTCATCCAG ATTTGTGTCGAGAGTGCCGAGAGGGCTTCATATTCCAGCAGCAGAGGGACATGAGGGAGTATGCGCAGGCCACTGTGTATGTTCGCAAAGTCATTGACAAGAAAATG ATGATTAAGGAATCTGCCCCTGAGTTCAGTGTGAGTGGGTCAGATGTTGAGGATGAAAGAGAAGAGCCAAAGATAGATGGAGAGAAAGATCCAGACTTCAGTCAG CTCCCTTCTTTACATCAGTCTGAGGGTGGAGCCAAACGTCAGAAGCTGAACGAGaccgtctctctctctgcacCCGCTGTTGCCTCTGCCTCCAAGTCGGGCATCAGGAGGAGTACAAGGCACAGGAAACTCCGTGGGGAGAAGGCCCTCATCGTCTCTGCCAACCAGACGCTCAAAGAGCTAAAGATCCAG ATCATGCATGCATTCTCCGTGGCTCCATTCGATCAAAACCTTTCCATAGACGGACGCTGTTTAACAGATGACTCCGCCACACTAGGAAGCCTCGGAGTCATCCCAGAGAGCATCATTTGCCTTAAG GCTGATGAGCCCATTGCTGATTATGCTGCAATGGATGATGTTTATCAAG tcTGTATGCCTGAAGAAGGATTTAAAG GCACTGGACTATTAGGACACTGA
- the usp48 gene encoding ubiquitin carboxyl-terminal hydrolase 48 isoform X1, which produces MAPRLQLEKAAWRWAETVKPEDITHEHIELAYRIAVPACKRGACRRNCKGNPNCLVGIGEQSWLGEIDENTFHNIDDPNSERRDKNTFVGLTNLGATCYVNTFLQVWFHNLELRRALYRFQNSRAEGHNTDSDYEPRTICEHLQYLFALLQNSNRRYIDPSGLVKALGLDTGQQQDAQEFSKLFLSLLEDTLSKQKDPNLQNVIQQQFCGQFSYVTVCNKCGRESPLPSRFYELELNIQGHKNLTECVTEFLKEEKLDGDNRYYCESCQSKQNATRRIKLQSLPRTINFQLMRFVFDRQSGHKKKLNTFISFPEVLDMGPFLEGKDEKCTYELSAVLIHRGVSAYSGHYIAHVRDAHTNDWYKFNDEEIEKMEGKKLQLGVEEDIAETGKSQTRKPKCSKGYHCSRNAYMLVYKQQTEEIDQTESNVEVPVFLQKLVDQDNKKFEEWCNEMADMRKQSVDKGKAKHEEVKELYELLPAEDGQSYEFVPLEWLKKWLDDSTAIKEIDNSQFLCSHGKLHPDKIGEAKRISLKAANLLFGRYGGGPRLDRSYLCRDCVTQRCRVIRLKNQLNEDYKEVTNLAKASLKSDELGFWIGKASLRSWRQLALDQLEEDEEETKHNNSKINGEKSSSPGAKADGVKGDDDRDGEEMKNFNEDILCYHGGLSILENDRRLVSAEVWNKLRMYFPKAPEFTQRHEPCQQCMRLEREGKENEALNRMMANEQKSSLLNLFQEKNRPTLQKWPQDTDLLFIVPLYFVEEWRKFIRRPAKSNPVSNVGNSILLCPHGGFMFTYDSMLQGDAQHIALLWPAEWEVISRMFLVDQAISICRIYDKTQDNGNVQYQTHPDLCRECREGFIFQQQRDMREYAQATVYVRKVIDKKMMIKESAPEFSVSGSDVEDEREEPKIDGEKDPDFSQLPSLHQSEGGAKRQKLNETVSLSAPAVASASKSGIRRSTRHRKLRGEKALIVSANQTLKELKIQIMHAFSVAPFDQNLSIDGRCLTDDSATLGSLGVIPESIICLKADEPIADYAAMDDVYQVCMPEEGFKGTGLLGH; this is translated from the exons ATGGCTCCTCGGTTGCAGCTGGAAAAAGCTGCTTGGCGGTGGGCAGAGACAGTCAAACCAGAGGACATCACACACGAACATATCGAGTTAGCTTATAGGATCGCAGTGCCGGCGTGCAAAAGAGGGGCATGCAG gaggaactgtaaaggAAATCCTAATTGTCTAGTCGGTATTGGGGAACAATCATGGTTAGGAGAAATTGATGAAAATACCTTCCACAACATTGATGACCCAAATTCAGAAAGACGAGATAAG AACACATTTGTGGGCCTGACGAATCTTGGCGCCACTTGTTACGTGAACACTTTCCTCCAGGTGTGGTTCCACAATCTGGAGCTCCGCAGAGCCTTATATCGATTTCAAAATTCCAGAGCTGAAGGGCACAACACGGATTCAG ATTATGAGCCACGGACGATATGCGAACATCTCCAGTATCTGTTTGCATTGCTACAGAACAGCAACAGACGGTATATCGACCCCTCAGGGCTGGTGAAGGCTCTTGGGCTCGACACAGGGCAACAGCAG gaTGCTCAGGAATTCTCCAAACTCTTCCTATCACTTCTTGAAGACACACTTTCAAAGCAGAAGGACCCAAATCTCCAAAATGTCATCCAACAGCAGTTCTGTGGACAGTTCTCTTATGTTACCGT ATGCAACAAATGTGGACGTGAGTCTCCTCTACCATCACGATTTTATGAGCTGGAGCTGAACATTCAAGGACATAAAAACCTCACGGAGTGCGTTACAGAGTTTTTGAAG GAGGAGAAGCTGGACGGTGATAATCGTTACTATTGCGAGAGCTGTCAGAGTAAACAGAACGCCACCCGTCGGATCAAGCTCCAGAGTCTTCCCCGCACAATCAACTTTCAGCTCATGCGATTTGTTTTTGATAG GCAAAGTGGTCATAAGAAGAAACTTAACACCTTCATTAGTTTTCCAGAAGTTCTTGACATGGGGCCATTTTTGGAAGGAAAAG ATGAGAAGTGCACGTATGAGCTCAGCGCTGTGTTGATTCATCGTGGCGTGAGCGCATACTCTGGTCACTACATTGCCCACGTAAGAGATGCCCACACAAATGACTGGTACAAATTCAATGATGAGGAGATTGAGAAAATGGAGGGCAAGAAACTTCAGCTGGGCGTTGAGGAAGACATTG CCGAGACGGGCAAGTCTCAAACCCGAAAGCCAAAATGTAGCAAAGGCTATCACTGTTCGAGGAACGCATACATGTTAGTGTACAAACAGCAGACAGAAGAGATTGACCAAACAGAATCTAACGTTGAAGTTCCAG tttttctcCAGAAGCTAGTTGACCAGGACAACAAGAAGTTTGAGGAGTGGTGTAATGAGATGGCAGACATGCGAAAGCAGAGCGTTGACAAAGGCAAAGCCAAACATGAGGAGGTGAAGGAGCTCTACGAATTGTTACCCGCGGAAGACG GCCAGTCATACGAGTTTGTGCCTCTGGAGTGGCTGAAGAAATGGCTTGATGACTCCACGGCCATCAAGGAAATTGACAACAGCCAATTCCTGTGCTCCCATGGCAAACTGCACCCAGACAAGATTGGCGAGGCCAAAAGAATATCCTTGAAGGCTGCCAATCTCCTTTTTGGCCGCTACGGAGGAGGACCCAGACTAGACC GGTCATACCTCTGCAGAGACTGTGTCACTCAGCGATGTCGGGTGATCAGACTGAAAAACCAGCTAAATGAAGATTACAAAGAGGTCACAAATCTGGCCAAAGCCTCTTTGAAAAG TGATGAATTAGGGTTCTGGATTGGTAAGGCATCTCTAAGGAGCTGGAGACAATTGGCATTAGACCAGCTagaggaggatgaggaggaaACCAAACACAACAACAGCAAAATTAACGGAGAGAAAAGCAGCAGCCCAGGAGCAAAAG CTGATGGAGTTAAAGGAGATGATGACAGGGACGGTGAAGAGATGAAGAACTTTAATGAAGACATTCTCTGTTATCATG GTGGTCTGAGTATATTAGAGAATGACAGACGGCTGGTTTCTGCAGAGGTGTGGAATAAACTGCGGATGTATTTCCCCAAAGCACCAGAGTTCACGCAACGTCACGAGCCCTGTCAGCAGTGCATG AGGCTGGAAAGGGAAGGGAAAGAGAACGAGGCTTTGAACAGAATGATGGCAAATGAACAGAAGAGCTCCCTGCTCAACCTCTTCCAGGAGAAAAATCGACCCACGCTGCAAAAATGGCCACAG GACACAGATCTTCTGTTCATTGTACCCCTTTACTTTGTAGAAGAATGGAGGAAATTTATCAG GAGGCCAGCAAAGAGTAACCCAGTGTCCAATGTGGGGAACAGTATCCTGCTCTGCCCTCATGGAGGCTTCATGTTCACCTACGACTCCATGCTGCAAGGAGACGCCCAACA TATAGCTCTTCTCTGGCCTGCCGAATGGGAGGTGATCAGCAGAATGTTTCTGGTGGACCAGGCCATCTCCATATGTCGGATTTATGACAAAACACAAGACAATGGCAATGTGCAATACCAGACTCATCCAG ATTTGTGTCGAGAGTGCCGAGAGGGCTTCATATTCCAGCAGCAGAGGGACATGAGGGAGTATGCGCAGGCCACTGTGTATGTTCGCAAAGTCATTGACAAGAAAATG ATGATTAAGGAATCTGCCCCTGAGTTCAGTGTGAGTGGGTCAGATGTTGAGGATGAAAGAGAAGAGCCAAAGATAGATGGAGAGAAAGATCCAGACTTCAGTCAG CTCCCTTCTTTACATCAGTCTGAGGGTGGAGCCAAACGTCAGAAGCTGAACGAGaccgtctctctctctgcacCCGCTGTTGCCTCTGCCTCCAAGTCGGGCATCAGGAGGAGTACAAGGCACAGGAAACTCCGTGGGGAGAAGGCCCTCATCGTCTCTGCCAACCAGACGCTCAAAGAGCTAAAGATCCAG ATCATGCATGCATTCTCCGTGGCTCCATTCGATCAAAACCTTTCCATAGACGGACGCTGTTTAACAGATGACTCCGCCACACTAGGAAGCCTCGGAGTCATCCCAGAGAGCATCATTTGCCTTAAG GCTGATGAGCCCATTGCTGATTATGCTGCAATGGATGATGTTTATCAAG tcTGTATGCCTGAAGAAGGATTTAAAG GCACTGGACTATTAGGACACTGA